The following proteins come from a genomic window of Coregonus clupeaformis isolate EN_2021a unplaced genomic scaffold, ASM2061545v1 scaf0098, whole genome shotgun sequence:
- the znf608 gene encoding zinc finger protein 608 isoform X1, giving the protein MNSALGQAVSNPKSSDVTASCAKGKEEKKGKNLIRGWKRERDAFRTRKEKHYGQRSPIINSIPDHLCTLGSKENPCHCAGGGMEDITKSGLDCGIKGSAIAVRKNDDTGTTAKKQRTEKVDSMFTVPAPPPPGPQSPMSNAPFSSPIAKQLLVRTRSIGTNTQDGGPDTDSCHPGPCQPGTSVNLEGIVWHETEEGVLVVNVTWRKRTYVGTLLDCTKHDWAPPRFCESPSSDSDLAGGRGRGKRMRLAIPDRPCVEPGLAKVRGLPHKSRGGGIHSKSRRGSLNLINNCRTPPFFTVEEIKPNSIPSGKRKNKPPADLDLSLVADDMKNGNGKRIRAKSRSAPSTPQGKLDPTFMDPACTSPILIDCPHPNCNKKYKHINGLRYHQTHAHLDVDRKPEFEAESEDRLSDCEESLSNMTFDCSEITNSSSKKPSPLYKVSTIGSPKSRRLMFNSDHSPMANSKMRRNSLIKEGLIDDLSNLPIISNMTVVLENCLVTDRNSSVEMPKLEAEGLIDKKGVCDKGKKVNGKVEKCSSKSRTNRPIAPAPPKLIAIPNTVFSTNTTEANTQQSSPSAAVGVTTTKNLSLKPIKPKLNIMIEPSLVKTLVTCKETRNKEKRRLKDKHNKDTRTSNGDSIQLKMEEGKVVGKETSGSLLKEHLSKQDVMNSLTESQESRMASIRAEADKVYTFTDNSPSPSIGSSSRLDCGSLESGDGTTTKTNSPAYSDISDAGDDGGSDCRSDTRSKSPRSISASEMNSNNNPNLNPKTPPAASIPAGPVKDPQSPFYHGYDPYYIQNYMQTGQSNTAAFHKTSTPQDSKCKKEDSKEGNEGRNTPEFFDSKKTDVINSSSQSQLQMAMTQTHTALAQSLYYGQYARGLYMDQKLLIASKCCDQQQITKQRGGQANREQDEMKHMITSTAVLSKGTDSVKTCCAKPGLSFAEMDERPQTLTTQPQGKPMLVNMTENQGLVKDSDEMKSSMNPNNQTDLDSNVSFSNHAEVQSWSRPNQSNNVEQQSEELSQSSEELNADRSKEWEMPSEPVTKLGVELKKAMNQNATTSDIEDCDRLEEQQPIGLMSEDSQSARVAVSPAMNHQQQPYIQYHHSYQYLQMRDPSNNSYRVKSPTLVHNYPRFHYPLYGKTAGREESDLTQNSRSVSSKPASESTALELLQHHNLPYHGKSHATGEKGSLEGERETDQKRNHVPFARHLHTHHHTHLGMSYPLMSGQYDLFQGISSRALVSSQQVLAHSSSTGMSSWLANPYPLYDRPVV; this is encoded by the exons ATGAATTCAGCACTGGGCCAGGCGGTCAGCAACCCAAAGTCGAGTGATGTAACCGCTTCATGCGCCAAAGGCAAAGAGGAAAAAAAGGGAAAAAATCTAATCAGAGGCTGGAAAAGGGAGAGGGATGCTTTCAGGACGAGGAAAGAGAAACATTATGGTCAAAGAAGTCCCATTATAAATTCTATACCTGACCATTTGTGCACCCTCGGAAGCAAAGAGAATCCGTGTCATTGTGCAGGGGGCGGAATGGAAGACATTACCAAAAGCGGTTTGGATTGTGGAATAAAGGGCAGCGCTATTGCTGTGAGGAAGAATGACGACACTGGCACAACCGCAAAGAAACAGAGAACAGAAAAG GTGGATTCAATGTTCACAGTGCCTGCACCCCCGCCACCCGGCCCTCAAAGCCCAATGTCCAATGCCCCCTTCTCTTCACCCATCGCAAAGCAGCTTCTGGTGAGGACCAGATCTATAGGAACCAACACCCAAGATGGAGGGCCAGATACTGATTCATGTCACCCTGGCCCTTGTCAGCCAGGAACCAGTGTCAACCTGGAGGGCATTGTGTGGCATGAGACTGAGGAAG GTGTCCTTGTAGTCAACGTAACATGGAGAAAAAGAACCTATGTGGGGACTCTTTTGGACTGTACCAAGCATGACTGGGCACCACCCAG ATTTTGTGAGTCACCATCCAGTGACTCTGATCTGGCAGGTGGCCGTGGCCGTGGTAAAAGGATGCGACTGGCCATTCCGGATCGACCCTGTGTTGAACCTGGTCTCGCCAAGGTCCGAGGGCTGCCACATAAGAGCCGTGGCGGGGGCATTCACAGCAAGAGCCGAAGAGGAAGCCTCAATCTGATCAATAACTGCAGAACACCCCCCTTTTTCACAGTTGAGGAGATCAAGCCAAACTCCATCCCATCTGGCAAGAGGAAAAACAAACCACCGGCTGATCTGGATTTGAGTTTAGTCGCAGATGACATGAAGAATGGAAACGGGAAGAGGATCCGTGCCAAGTCCCGGAGTGCTCCTTCCACGCCACAGGGAAAGTTGGATCCTACCTTTATGGATCCGGCATGCACCTCTCCCATACTGATAGACTGCCCCCATCCGAACTGTAACAAGAAATACAAGCATATCAATGGGCTGCGGTACCACCAGACACATGCACACTTAGATGTGGACCGGAAGCCAGAGTTTGAGGCTGAGAGTGAGGACAGACTGTCCGACTGTGAGGAGTCCCTCAGTAACATGACTTTCGACTGCTCCGAGATTACCAATAGCTCATCAAAGAAGCCCAGCCCTCTATATAAGGTTTCTACAATAGGGTCTCCAAAAAGCAGACGATTAATGTTCAATAGTGACCATAGTCCCATGGCAAATTCTAAAATGAGGAGGAATTCGTTGATCAAAGAGGGACTCATTGATGACTTGAGTAACTTACCAATCATCTCGAACATGACGGTGGTACTGGAAAATTGCCTTGTTACTGATAGGAACTCTTCTGTCGAGATGCCTAAGCTTGAAGCCGAGGGTTTGATCGATAAGAAGGGAGTGTGTGATAAAGGGAAAAAGGTTAATGGGAAAGTTGAGAAGTGTTCATCTAAATCTAGGACCAACAGGCCTATAGCTCCTGCTCCCCCGAAGCTGATTGCAATCCCCAACACTGTGTTCTCCACTAACACAACGGAGGCCAACACCCAGCAGTCCTCCCCATCAGCAGCTGTTGGTGTCACCACAACAAAGAACCTCTCACTTAAACCCATCAAGCCAAAGTTAAACATCATGATAGAGCCAAGTCTGGTGAAAACCCTAGTCACTTGCAAGGAGACCAGGAACAAAGAGAAACGAAGATTAAAAGACAAACACAATAAAGACACAAGGACCTCTAATGGCGATAGCATTCAGCTAAAGATGGAGGAGGGAAAGGTGGTGGGAAAAGAAACTTCTGGAAGCCTTCTAAAAGAGCACTTGAGCAAACAAGATGTCATGAACAGTCTAACGGAGTCTCAAGAGAGTAGAATGGCCAGCATCAGAGCTGAGGCAGACAAAGTGTACACATTCACTGACAACTCTCCTAGTCCTTCCATAGGTAGCTCTTCAAGACTGGACTGTGGCTCCCTTGAAAGTGGAGATGGCACCACCACCAAGACTAACAGCCCGGCATACTCAGACATATCGGATGCAGGTGATGATGGGGGTTCAGACTGCCGTTCAGACACAAGGTCCAAAAGTCCAAGGTCCATCTCAGCCTCTGAGATGAACTCAAACAACAATCCCAATCTAAATCCAAAGACTCCTCCAGCTGCATCTATTCCTGCAGGGCCTGTCAAAGACCCCCAGTCTCCTTTTTACCACGGATATGACCCCTACTATATCCAGAATTACATGCAGACCGGCCAGTCAAACACAGCTGCTTTCCATAAGACCTCCACCCCTCAAGACAGTAAATGCAAAAAGGAAGACTCAAAGGAGGGCAACGAGGGGAGAAACACCCCGGAATTCTTTGATTCGAAGAAGACCGATGTCATCAACTCAAGTTCGCAGTCCCAGCTTCAGATGGctatgacacaaacacacacagccctagCCCAGTCCTTGTACTATGGCCAGTATGCACGAGGTCTTTACATGGATCAGAAACTCTTAATTGCATCCAAGTGCTGTGATCAGCAGCAAATCACCAAGCAGAGAGGAGGTCAAGCAAACCGAGAACAAGACGAGATGAAACACATGATAACCTCGACAGCTGTATTATCTAAGGGGACAGACTCTGTGAAAACGTGCTGTGCCAAACCTGGGCTCTCGTTTGCAGAAATGGATGAGCGACCACAGactctgaccacacagccacaagGGAAGCCGATGCTCGTCAATATGACGGAAAACCAGGGACTTGTCAAAGACAGTGATGAAATGAAATCATCCATGAATCCAAATAATCAGACAGATCTGGACTCAAATGTATCATTTTCAAAT CATGCAGAAGTCCAATCCTGGTCCCGCCCGAATCAATCCAATAATGTGGAGCAGCAAAGTGAAGAGCTTAGCCAGAGCTCAGAGGAGTTAAATGCTGACAGGTCTAAGGAGTGGGAGATGCCCTCTGAGCCAGTGACAAAGTTGGGAGTAGAGCTCAAAAAGGCCATGAACCAGAACGCCACCACATCAGACATAGAGGACTGTGATAGGCTAGAGGAGCAGCAGCCAATAGGGCTCATGTCTGAGGACTCACAGAGTGCCAGGGTGGCCGTATCACCAGCGATGAACCACCAACAACAACCCTACATCCAGTACCATCATTCCTACCAATACCTACAGATGCGTGACCCCAGCAACAACTCTTACAGGGTCAAGTCACCCACCCTGGTGCATAACTACCCAC GTTTCCACTATCCTCTCTATGGGAAAACAGCAGGCAGAGAGGAGTCGGATTTGACTCAGAACAGCCGTAGTGTGAGCAGTAAGCCAGCCAGTGAGTCTACTGCCCTTGAGCTTCTGCAGCACCACAATCTGCCATACCATGGCAAATCCCATGCG ACTGGTGAGAAAGGATCccttgaaggagagagagagacagaccagaaGAGGAACCATGTTCCCTTTGCCAGGCACCTTCACACTCATCATCATACACATCTTGGTATGAGCTACCCGCTCATGTCTGGGCAGTACGATCTTTTCCAAG GGATAAGCTCTAGAGCCCTGGTTTCCAGCCAGCAGGTGTTGGCACACTCATCTTCAACTGGTATGTCCTCTTGGTTGGCCAATCCATACCCTCTCTATGACAGGCCTGTTGTCTGA
- the znf608 gene encoding zinc finger protein 608 isoform X2 — MNSALGQAVSNPKSSDVTASCAKGKEEKKGKNLIRGWKRERDAFRTRKEKHYGQRSPIINSIPDHLCTLGSKENPCHCAGGGMEDITKSGLDCGIKGSAIAVRKNDDTGTTAKKQRTEKVDSMFTVPAPPPPGPQSPMSNAPFSSPIAKQLLVRTRSIGTNTQDGGPDTDSCHPGPCQPGTSVNLEGIVWHETEEGVLVVNVTWRKRTYVGTLLDCTKHDWAPPRFCESPSSDSDLAGGRGRGKRMRLAIPDRPCVEPGLAKVRGLPHKSRGGGIHSKSRRGSLNLINNCRTPPFFTVEEIKPNSIPSGKRKNKPPADLDLSLVADDMKNGNGKRIRAKSRSAPSTPQGKLDPTFMDPACTSPILIDCPHPNCNKKYKHINGLRYHQTHAHLDVDRKPEFEAESEDRLSDCEESLSNMTFDCSEITNSSSKKPSPLYKVSTIGSPKSRRLMFNSDHSPMANSKMRRNSLIKEGLIDDLSNLPIISNMTVVLENCLVTDRNSSVEMPKLEAEGLIDKKGVCDKGKKVNGKVEKCSSKSRTNRPIAPAPPKLIAIPNTVFSTNTTEANTQQSSPSAAVGVTTTKNLSLKPIKPKLNIMIEPSLVKTLVTCKETRNKEKRRLKDKHNKDTRTSNGDSIQLKMEEGKVVGKETSGSLLKEHLSKQDVMNSLTESQESRMASIRAEADKVYTFTDNSPSPSIGSSSRLDCGSLESGDGTTTKTNSPAYSDISDAGDDGGSDCRSDTRSKSPRSISASEMNSNNNPNLNPKTPPAASIPAGPVKDPQSPFYHGYDPYYIQNYMQTGQSNTAAFHKTSTPQDSKCKKEDSKEGNEGRNTPEFFDSKKTDVINSSSQSQLQMAMTQTHTALAQSLYYGQYARGLYMDQKLLIASKCCDQQQITKQRGGQANREQDEMKHMITSTAVLSKGTDSVKTCCAKPGLSFAEMDERPQTLTTQPQGKPMLVNMTENQGLVKDSDEMKSSMNPNNQTDLDSNVSFSNHAEVQSWSRPNQSNNVEQQSEELSQSSEELNADRSKEWEMPSEPVTKLGVELKKAMNQNATTSDIEDCDRLEEQQPIGLMSEDSQSARVAVSPAMNHQQQPYIQYHHSYQYLQMRDPSNNSYRVKSPTLVHNYPRFHYPLYGKTAGREESDLTQNSRSVSSKPASESTALELLQHHNLPYHGKSHATGEKGSLEGERETDQKRNHVPFARHLHTHHHTHLGMSYPLMSGQYDLFQGISSRALVSSQQVLAHSSSTDNEGKK, encoded by the exons ATGAATTCAGCACTGGGCCAGGCGGTCAGCAACCCAAAGTCGAGTGATGTAACCGCTTCATGCGCCAAAGGCAAAGAGGAAAAAAAGGGAAAAAATCTAATCAGAGGCTGGAAAAGGGAGAGGGATGCTTTCAGGACGAGGAAAGAGAAACATTATGGTCAAAGAAGTCCCATTATAAATTCTATACCTGACCATTTGTGCACCCTCGGAAGCAAAGAGAATCCGTGTCATTGTGCAGGGGGCGGAATGGAAGACATTACCAAAAGCGGTTTGGATTGTGGAATAAAGGGCAGCGCTATTGCTGTGAGGAAGAATGACGACACTGGCACAACCGCAAAGAAACAGAGAACAGAAAAG GTGGATTCAATGTTCACAGTGCCTGCACCCCCGCCACCCGGCCCTCAAAGCCCAATGTCCAATGCCCCCTTCTCTTCACCCATCGCAAAGCAGCTTCTGGTGAGGACCAGATCTATAGGAACCAACACCCAAGATGGAGGGCCAGATACTGATTCATGTCACCCTGGCCCTTGTCAGCCAGGAACCAGTGTCAACCTGGAGGGCATTGTGTGGCATGAGACTGAGGAAG GTGTCCTTGTAGTCAACGTAACATGGAGAAAAAGAACCTATGTGGGGACTCTTTTGGACTGTACCAAGCATGACTGGGCACCACCCAG ATTTTGTGAGTCACCATCCAGTGACTCTGATCTGGCAGGTGGCCGTGGCCGTGGTAAAAGGATGCGACTGGCCATTCCGGATCGACCCTGTGTTGAACCTGGTCTCGCCAAGGTCCGAGGGCTGCCACATAAGAGCCGTGGCGGGGGCATTCACAGCAAGAGCCGAAGAGGAAGCCTCAATCTGATCAATAACTGCAGAACACCCCCCTTTTTCACAGTTGAGGAGATCAAGCCAAACTCCATCCCATCTGGCAAGAGGAAAAACAAACCACCGGCTGATCTGGATTTGAGTTTAGTCGCAGATGACATGAAGAATGGAAACGGGAAGAGGATCCGTGCCAAGTCCCGGAGTGCTCCTTCCACGCCACAGGGAAAGTTGGATCCTACCTTTATGGATCCGGCATGCACCTCTCCCATACTGATAGACTGCCCCCATCCGAACTGTAACAAGAAATACAAGCATATCAATGGGCTGCGGTACCACCAGACACATGCACACTTAGATGTGGACCGGAAGCCAGAGTTTGAGGCTGAGAGTGAGGACAGACTGTCCGACTGTGAGGAGTCCCTCAGTAACATGACTTTCGACTGCTCCGAGATTACCAATAGCTCATCAAAGAAGCCCAGCCCTCTATATAAGGTTTCTACAATAGGGTCTCCAAAAAGCAGACGATTAATGTTCAATAGTGACCATAGTCCCATGGCAAATTCTAAAATGAGGAGGAATTCGTTGATCAAAGAGGGACTCATTGATGACTTGAGTAACTTACCAATCATCTCGAACATGACGGTGGTACTGGAAAATTGCCTTGTTACTGATAGGAACTCTTCTGTCGAGATGCCTAAGCTTGAAGCCGAGGGTTTGATCGATAAGAAGGGAGTGTGTGATAAAGGGAAAAAGGTTAATGGGAAAGTTGAGAAGTGTTCATCTAAATCTAGGACCAACAGGCCTATAGCTCCTGCTCCCCCGAAGCTGATTGCAATCCCCAACACTGTGTTCTCCACTAACACAACGGAGGCCAACACCCAGCAGTCCTCCCCATCAGCAGCTGTTGGTGTCACCACAACAAAGAACCTCTCACTTAAACCCATCAAGCCAAAGTTAAACATCATGATAGAGCCAAGTCTGGTGAAAACCCTAGTCACTTGCAAGGAGACCAGGAACAAAGAGAAACGAAGATTAAAAGACAAACACAATAAAGACACAAGGACCTCTAATGGCGATAGCATTCAGCTAAAGATGGAGGAGGGAAAGGTGGTGGGAAAAGAAACTTCTGGAAGCCTTCTAAAAGAGCACTTGAGCAAACAAGATGTCATGAACAGTCTAACGGAGTCTCAAGAGAGTAGAATGGCCAGCATCAGAGCTGAGGCAGACAAAGTGTACACATTCACTGACAACTCTCCTAGTCCTTCCATAGGTAGCTCTTCAAGACTGGACTGTGGCTCCCTTGAAAGTGGAGATGGCACCACCACCAAGACTAACAGCCCGGCATACTCAGACATATCGGATGCAGGTGATGATGGGGGTTCAGACTGCCGTTCAGACACAAGGTCCAAAAGTCCAAGGTCCATCTCAGCCTCTGAGATGAACTCAAACAACAATCCCAATCTAAATCCAAAGACTCCTCCAGCTGCATCTATTCCTGCAGGGCCTGTCAAAGACCCCCAGTCTCCTTTTTACCACGGATATGACCCCTACTATATCCAGAATTACATGCAGACCGGCCAGTCAAACACAGCTGCTTTCCATAAGACCTCCACCCCTCAAGACAGTAAATGCAAAAAGGAAGACTCAAAGGAGGGCAACGAGGGGAGAAACACCCCGGAATTCTTTGATTCGAAGAAGACCGATGTCATCAACTCAAGTTCGCAGTCCCAGCTTCAGATGGctatgacacaaacacacacagccctagCCCAGTCCTTGTACTATGGCCAGTATGCACGAGGTCTTTACATGGATCAGAAACTCTTAATTGCATCCAAGTGCTGTGATCAGCAGCAAATCACCAAGCAGAGAGGAGGTCAAGCAAACCGAGAACAAGACGAGATGAAACACATGATAACCTCGACAGCTGTATTATCTAAGGGGACAGACTCTGTGAAAACGTGCTGTGCCAAACCTGGGCTCTCGTTTGCAGAAATGGATGAGCGACCACAGactctgaccacacagccacaagGGAAGCCGATGCTCGTCAATATGACGGAAAACCAGGGACTTGTCAAAGACAGTGATGAAATGAAATCATCCATGAATCCAAATAATCAGACAGATCTGGACTCAAATGTATCATTTTCAAAT CATGCAGAAGTCCAATCCTGGTCCCGCCCGAATCAATCCAATAATGTGGAGCAGCAAAGTGAAGAGCTTAGCCAGAGCTCAGAGGAGTTAAATGCTGACAGGTCTAAGGAGTGGGAGATGCCCTCTGAGCCAGTGACAAAGTTGGGAGTAGAGCTCAAAAAGGCCATGAACCAGAACGCCACCACATCAGACATAGAGGACTGTGATAGGCTAGAGGAGCAGCAGCCAATAGGGCTCATGTCTGAGGACTCACAGAGTGCCAGGGTGGCCGTATCACCAGCGATGAACCACCAACAACAACCCTACATCCAGTACCATCATTCCTACCAATACCTACAGATGCGTGACCCCAGCAACAACTCTTACAGGGTCAAGTCACCCACCCTGGTGCATAACTACCCAC GTTTCCACTATCCTCTCTATGGGAAAACAGCAGGCAGAGAGGAGTCGGATTTGACTCAGAACAGCCGTAGTGTGAGCAGTAAGCCAGCCAGTGAGTCTACTGCCCTTGAGCTTCTGCAGCACCACAATCTGCCATACCATGGCAAATCCCATGCG ACTGGTGAGAAAGGATCccttgaaggagagagagagacagaccagaaGAGGAACCATGTTCCCTTTGCCAGGCACCTTCACACTCATCATCATACACATCTTGGTATGAGCTACCCGCTCATGTCTGGGCAGTACGATCTTTTCCAAG GGATAAGCTCTAGAGCCCTGGTTTCCAGCCAGCAGGTGTTGGCACACTCATCTTCAACTG ATAATGAAGGGAAGAAGTAA